A portion of the Pseudarthrobacter sp. L1SW genome contains these proteins:
- a CDS encoding class I SAM-dependent methyltransferase, protein MESAHYFSATPAGPFTRKPLSVELAGQVRRLQTSTGIFSPDGIDKGTAILLAEVPPPAPQGNLLDIGCGWGPIALTMALKSPSARVYAVDVNERCITLTNENAAALGLANVTASTPEAVDPDVRFDTIWSNPPIRIGKDELHSLLKLWLPRLAPGGTAWLVVQKNLGADSLQRWLAAELDESFSVSRESTSKSFRILKVRKASRLPQ, encoded by the coding sequence ATGGAGTCCGCACATTATTTCAGCGCAACACCCGCCGGCCCTTTTACCCGCAAGCCGCTGAGTGTCGAACTCGCAGGGCAGGTGCGCAGGCTGCAGACTTCCACCGGCATCTTCAGCCCGGACGGGATCGACAAGGGCACCGCCATCCTCCTCGCCGAGGTCCCGCCCCCCGCGCCGCAGGGGAACCTGCTGGACATCGGCTGCGGCTGGGGCCCGATTGCCCTGACCATGGCCCTGAAGTCGCCCTCAGCCCGGGTCTACGCGGTGGATGTCAACGAACGCTGCATCACCCTGACGAATGAGAACGCTGCGGCGCTGGGACTGGCCAACGTCACCGCCAGTACCCCTGAAGCCGTGGACCCGGACGTGCGCTTTGACACCATCTGGTCCAATCCGCCCATCCGGATCGGCAAGGACGAACTGCACTCGCTCCTGAAGCTGTGGCTGCCCCGCCTTGCGCCGGGCGGAACAGCGTGGCTGGTGGTGCAGAAGAACCTGGGGGCCGACTCGCTGCAACGCTGGCTTGCTGCGGAGCTGGACGAATCCTTCAGTGTCAGCCGGGAGTCGACGTCCAAGTCCTTCCGGATCCTGAAGGTCAGGAAAGCGTCCCGGTTGCCACAATAA
- the hflX gene encoding GTPase HflX → MTSQPNTGSDPAAQDMSPAEIQAVIDRILSKDVPARNLSTPGGDEGRDGKAMLGKAQAISRLDEEHTTYDGDQQDLEERRALRRTAGLSTELEDVTEVEYRQLRLERVVLAGLWSEGTLADAENSLRELAALAETAGSEVLDGLVQRRDKPDPGTFLGSGKALELRDIVMSTGADTVVVDAELAPSQRRGLEDIVKVKVIDRTALILDIFAQHAKSREGKAQVELAQLEYLLPRLRGWGESMSRQAGGQVGSAAAGMGSRGPGETKIELDRRRIRTRMAKLRREIAAMKPARETKRANRRRNAVPSVAIAGYTNAGKSSLLNRLTDAGVLVENALFATLDPTVRKAETADGLGYTLADTVGFVRSLPTQLVEAFRSTLEEVADADLILHVVDVSHPDPEGQIAAVRKVFSEVDARKVPEIIVLNKADAADPFVVERLKQREPRHVVVSARTGEGIAELLKAISDAIPRPSVKLELLIPYDRGDLMSKLHDSDAEIISVDHVEAGTRAVVMVREGFAAELEPFVSND, encoded by the coding sequence ATGACCAGCCAGCCCAACACCGGATCAGATCCAGCCGCCCAGGACATGAGTCCTGCCGAAATCCAGGCTGTCATCGACCGGATTCTCTCCAAGGATGTACCGGCCAGGAACCTCAGCACGCCAGGCGGTGACGAGGGCCGTGACGGGAAGGCTATGCTCGGCAAAGCCCAGGCGATTTCCCGCCTGGACGAAGAACACACAACGTACGACGGCGACCAGCAGGACCTCGAGGAACGCCGCGCCCTGCGCCGCACAGCAGGCCTTTCCACTGAACTGGAAGACGTCACCGAGGTTGAGTACCGGCAGTTGCGCCTTGAGCGGGTGGTCCTGGCCGGCCTCTGGTCCGAAGGGACCCTGGCCGACGCCGAGAACTCTCTGCGGGAGCTTGCAGCCCTCGCCGAAACTGCCGGTTCCGAGGTCCTGGACGGGCTGGTCCAGCGGCGCGACAAGCCGGATCCCGGAACGTTCCTCGGCTCGGGCAAGGCCCTGGAGCTCCGGGACATCGTGATGTCCACCGGTGCGGACACGGTTGTGGTGGATGCCGAGCTCGCGCCCTCCCAGCGCCGGGGCCTGGAGGACATCGTCAAGGTTAAGGTGATCGACCGGACGGCCCTGATCCTGGACATTTTCGCCCAGCACGCCAAGAGCCGTGAAGGCAAGGCCCAGGTGGAGCTGGCGCAGCTGGAATACCTCCTGCCGCGCCTGCGCGGCTGGGGCGAGTCGATGTCCCGCCAGGCCGGTGGCCAGGTGGGCAGCGCGGCCGCCGGCATGGGTTCGCGTGGTCCCGGTGAGACAAAGATCGAGCTGGATCGCCGCCGCATCCGTACAAGGATGGCCAAGCTGCGGCGGGAGATCGCCGCAATGAAGCCCGCCCGCGAGACCAAACGGGCCAACCGCCGTCGTAATGCCGTGCCGTCCGTGGCGATCGCCGGGTACACCAACGCCGGCAAGTCCTCGCTGCTGAACCGCCTCACCGACGCCGGTGTCCTGGTGGAGAACGCACTGTTCGCCACCCTGGATCCCACCGTCCGCAAAGCGGAAACTGCGGACGGCCTCGGCTACACCCTGGCCGATACTGTCGGCTTTGTCCGTTCGTTGCCAACCCAGCTGGTGGAGGCGTTCCGCTCCACGCTCGAGGAAGTCGCGGACGCGGACCTCATCCTGCACGTGGTGGACGTCTCGCACCCGGATCCTGAGGGCCAGATCGCCGCAGTGCGCAAGGTCTTCAGCGAAGTGGACGCCCGGAAGGTGCCCGAAATCATCGTGCTCAACAAAGCCGACGCCGCTGATCCCTTCGTGGTGGAACGGCTCAAGCAGCGCGAGCCGCGGCACGTGGTGGTCTCGGCCCGTACGGGGGAAGGCATCGCAGAGTTGCTGAAGGCAATCAGCGACGCCATTCCCCGGCCCAGCGTCAAGCTGGAACTGCTCATCCCGTACGACCGCGGGGACCTGATGAGCAAGCTTCACGATTCCGACGCCGAGATCATCAGCGTTGACCACGTTGAGGCCGGTACCAGGGCTGTCGTGATGGTCCGGGAAGGCTTCGCGGCTGAACTGGAACCTTTCGTCAGCAATGACTGA
- a CDS encoding ATP-dependent DNA helicase encodes MTEAVAGEATETAVEQFVIELLDRAVAGMGGQSRAGQHEMARQVARAIETGDHLLVQAGTGTGKSLAYLIPLIAHALQSNKPALVSTATLALQTQIVGRDLPRLLKAITPALDRPVKVALVKGRSNYVCRHKLEGGFPSEEPAEGQLFSLGEDTSVPHFAAAVGGPSSQLGKEVVRLREWAEKTHTGDRDELLPGVTDRAWRQVSVTSMECLGAQKCPMAAECFSELARQDAAEADVVVTNHAMLAVSAFEGLAVLPEYDVVVVDEAHELQDRVTGAVSGQLSVAMVHAAAAGARKHTAITVDALNAAAANLELALAGVPNGLLPNGLNDEQLDCVDQLRDACRAALSDSKGDSSTTADGGRQLARSRLLLILELCERLLAARENREVVWFSRASSFDPAQGFSQPDETAPALINIAPLSVAGRLREGLFAGHTVVLTSATLAIGSAFEPAAGGLGLVGDGAPSWTGVDVGSPFDYQKQGILYVAGHLPKPGRGGSPEALDELEALIRASGGGALCLFSSRRAAEEAAEALRPKLGMTVLCQGDSTMTGLVKQFADEPDTCLFGTMSLWQGVDVPGGSCRLVVIDRIPFPRPDDPLMTARSRAVAQAGGNGFMTVSATHAAIRLAQGAGRLIRSTGDRGVVAVLDSRLATERYAGFLRAALPPFWATTDRTTAIAALERLARENA; translated from the coding sequence ATGACTGAGGCCGTGGCAGGAGAAGCCACGGAAACGGCCGTCGAGCAGTTCGTGATCGAACTGCTCGACCGGGCCGTGGCCGGCATGGGCGGGCAAAGCCGCGCCGGCCAGCATGAGATGGCCAGGCAGGTGGCCCGTGCCATTGAAACGGGGGACCACCTCCTGGTCCAGGCGGGGACCGGCACCGGCAAGTCCCTGGCATACCTCATCCCCCTGATCGCGCATGCCCTGCAGAGCAACAAGCCCGCCCTGGTGTCAACGGCCACCCTGGCCCTCCAGACGCAGATTGTGGGCCGGGACCTGCCCCGGCTGCTCAAAGCGATCACCCCCGCCTTGGACAGGCCGGTCAAAGTGGCCCTGGTCAAGGGCCGTTCCAATTACGTGTGCCGGCACAAGCTGGAAGGCGGCTTCCCCAGCGAGGAGCCAGCCGAGGGCCAGCTGTTCAGCCTGGGCGAGGACACCAGCGTGCCCCACTTCGCGGCAGCCGTGGGCGGCCCGTCGTCCCAGCTCGGCAAAGAGGTTGTGCGGCTCCGGGAATGGGCGGAGAAGACCCACACCGGGGACCGTGACGAACTCCTCCCGGGAGTGACGGACCGCGCCTGGCGGCAGGTGTCCGTGACTTCCATGGAGTGCCTGGGCGCCCAGAAGTGCCCCATGGCTGCGGAATGCTTCAGTGAGCTCGCGCGCCAGGATGCTGCGGAAGCGGACGTGGTGGTCACCAACCACGCGATGCTTGCCGTCAGCGCGTTCGAGGGCCTGGCCGTCCTGCCCGAGTACGACGTCGTGGTGGTGGATGAGGCCCATGAACTTCAGGACCGGGTCACGGGGGCGGTCTCAGGCCAGCTTTCCGTGGCCATGGTCCACGCTGCTGCTGCCGGCGCGCGGAAGCACACCGCCATTACCGTTGACGCGCTGAATGCCGCAGCCGCCAACTTGGAGCTTGCCCTGGCGGGCGTGCCGAACGGCCTGCTGCCGAACGGGCTCAACGACGAACAGCTGGACTGCGTGGACCAGTTGCGCGACGCCTGCCGTGCTGCCCTCTCGGATTCGAAGGGGGACAGCAGCACCACGGCCGACGGCGGCAGGCAGCTCGCGCGGTCCCGGCTCCTGCTCATCCTGGAACTTTGCGAACGGCTCCTCGCAGCCCGGGAGAACCGCGAAGTGGTGTGGTTCTCGCGCGCCAGTTCTTTTGACCCGGCGCAGGGATTCTCCCAGCCGGACGAGACCGCCCCCGCCTTGATCAACATCGCGCCGTTGTCCGTTGCCGGAAGGCTGCGGGAAGGGCTCTTCGCAGGCCACACGGTGGTGCTGACCTCAGCGACGCTGGCCATCGGATCGGCGTTCGAACCGGCCGCAGGCGGACTGGGACTGGTGGGTGACGGGGCCCCGAGCTGGACGGGCGTGGACGTGGGATCGCCCTTCGACTACCAAAAGCAGGGCATCCTCTATGTGGCCGGTCACCTGCCGAAGCCGGGCAGGGGCGGGTCGCCGGAAGCGCTGGACGAGCTGGAAGCCCTGATCCGTGCTTCAGGTGGCGGGGCGCTGTGCCTCTTCTCCTCCCGCCGGGCGGCAGAAGAAGCGGCCGAGGCACTGCGTCCCAAGCTGGGCATGACGGTCCTCTGCCAAGGTGACTCCACCATGACCGGCCTGGTGAAGCAGTTCGCCGACGAGCCCGATACCTGCCTGTTCGGAACCATGTCCCTCTGGCAGGGCGTGGACGTCCCGGGAGGCTCGTGCCGGCTTGTGGTGATCGACAGGATTCCTTTTCCGCGGCCGGACGATCCCCTTATGACCGCCCGTTCACGGGCCGTGGCTCAGGCCGGCGGGAACGGCTTTATGACGGTTTCCGCCACGCACGCCGCGATCCGGCTCGCCCAGGGGGCAGGCCGGCTGATCCGTTCCACCGGCGACAGGGGAGTGGTGGCCGTCCTTGACTCCCGGCTGGCCACCGAGCGCTACGCGGGGTTCCTCCGGGCTGCCCTGCCGCCGTTCTGGGCCACGACAGACCGGACGACGGCGATTGCCGCCCTGGAGCGGCTGGCCCGGGAAAACGCCTGA